The following are encoded together in the Pedobacter steynii genome:
- a CDS encoding anthranilate synthase component I family protein: MKNYIINTTYKKRLADTTTPVSIYLRLRDVFPNTILLESSDYHSRENSVSYVCAEPVAGIILNNGILSTYFPDGKKSEKDSFVLTEEIDAFKQQFQPGLVEDTRYISNGLFGYFTWNAIPNFEDITFKAECAKEEEIPVMQYHIYRYIIAIDHFKNEVTLFKNTFNGDEDEDLGKMEYLVQNKNFPEYSFKTTGEEHSNLTDQGFMDIVDKMKTHILRGDVFQIVPSRAFKQGFLGDEFNVYRCLRSINPSPYLFYFDYGSFKLFGSSPEAQITIKNNVANIFPIAGTFKRTGNDEEDAELARKLEQDPKESAEHVMLVDLARNDLSRHCSGVEVKSFKEVQYYSHLIHLVSKVSGNLQANTSAFKVVADTYPAGTLSGAPKYRAMQLIDEYEGLARNFYAGAIGYMGFDDKFNHAIMIRTFMSKNNELHYRAGAGIVADSIPENEMNEVNNKIAALRRAIEMATGI; encoded by the coding sequence ATGAAGAACTATATCATCAATACCACTTATAAAAAGCGCCTTGCCGATACCACCACCCCAGTGAGTATTTACCTCAGGTTAAGAGATGTGTTTCCCAATACCATTTTACTGGAAAGTTCCGATTACCATAGCCGGGAAAACTCAGTAAGTTATGTTTGTGCAGAGCCCGTTGCAGGAATCATCCTGAACAATGGCATCTTATCTACTTATTTTCCTGATGGAAAGAAAAGTGAAAAAGATAGTTTTGTGCTCACAGAAGAAATTGATGCCTTTAAGCAACAGTTTCAGCCAGGGCTTGTAGAGGATACCCGGTATATCTCTAATGGTTTATTCGGATATTTTACCTGGAATGCGATTCCGAACTTTGAAGACATCACTTTCAAAGCAGAATGTGCAAAGGAAGAAGAAATTCCGGTGATGCAATACCATATTTACAGGTATATCATTGCCATCGACCACTTTAAGAATGAGGTAACACTCTTCAAAAATACCTTTAACGGAGATGAAGACGAGGACCTGGGGAAAATGGAATACCTGGTACAGAATAAAAACTTCCCTGAATATAGCTTCAAAACGACAGGCGAGGAGCATTCTAACCTGACCGATCAGGGCTTTATGGATATTGTGGACAAGATGAAGACGCATATCCTTAGAGGAGATGTTTTTCAGATCGTTCCATCCAGGGCATTCAAACAAGGTTTCCTCGGAGACGAGTTTAATGTATACCGTTGCCTGCGCTCTATTAATCCCTCCCCATATTTGTTCTATTTCGACTATGGAAGTTTCAAACTATTCGGATCATCACCGGAAGCTCAGATCACCATAAAAAATAATGTAGCCAATATTTTTCCTATTGCAGGTACCTTCAAACGTACCGGAAACGATGAGGAGGACGCTGAACTGGCCAGAAAACTGGAACAGGATCCGAAGGAAAGTGCAGAACATGTGATGCTGGTAGACCTGGCGAGAAATGACCTGAGCAGGCATTGCAGCGGAGTCGAGGTAAAGTCCTTCAAAGAAGTGCAATACTATTCGCACCTGATCCATCTGGTTTCAAAGGTAAGTGGAAATCTTCAGGCCAATACTTCTGCCTTTAAAGTGGTTGCGGATACTTATCCTGCCGGAACATTAAGTGGTGCACCTAAATACCGGGCGATGCAGCTGATTGATGAATACGAAGGCCTGGCACGTAATTTTTATGCGGGAGCTATTGGCTATATGGGCTTTGATGATAAATTTAACCATGCCATCATGATCCGGACCTTTATGAGTAAAAACAATGAGTTACATTACAGGGCAGGGGCGGGCATCGTGGCCGATTCCATTCCTGAAAATGAAATGAACGAGGTAAATAATAAAATTGCAGCCCTCCGCCGGGCAATAGAAATGGCTACAGGAATTTAA
- a CDS encoding TonB-dependent receptor has protein sequence MMRHLLCTVLLFFCCSLFKNELAAQTTLASISGVITDNQNKPIPGVSVKVKNESTGFTTSTTTNTQGSYTFKELPLGSPYTITASFVGFGQQQRTGYSLNQGDAIKLNISMTDAAENLSVVEIVGSGLKNKTETLGAATTISARDIARLPVNGRNFTSLTDLSPLSRGGNISGQLSSSTNYTIDGMSAKNPTSAGATTSRSGAPYSISIEAVREFKVVTNQYDVTQGRSGGGTISAVTKSGTNTLTGSAFTYGRADWLSSPREIDGKKRTSDFSTYQYGFSLGGPIIKDKLHFFVTWDHQKDARPLAIANIQSAADETRWGITQATLDKFVDIARSKYGVSNSPQFGPFTKKRGSDAGFARLDWQINEKNLLTIRDNYTNDRNPLGLIDNTGLQLYESYGNDKNVDNSLLATLRTAISPRLTNELKAQHLYTYQLSSPGDQLPSVNIPRAVVENVTSGPLRTGVQLGGHRFAQEGFTNNVFQLVDNVYYNTDKIKYTFGADLMYTRAHSIYGSELNGRFWFNNSKDPITGKDISSLENFENLKPYRYTREVPLVDDPSVTQGIFSAALYAQMQTKLAPGMDVIGGIRGDYTSYPKGVFNQLVFDELGIRTDHSLSTFQIQPRIQFNWDINEEHKDFIRLGAGIFGSDINNYMTINNAVFDGNHLASIDVTGADVPTPNFPQYRSNPSSAPGMDLLNKTANKLLTINTNAADARVPVVYKANISYSHFITERLKVGISGYATLGRHNYMYVDRNMVADPYFRLANEGNRGVYVPANTMGADKTPNWLNGRITNKLGRVLELNSKGKVNQFAMVIDASYRYFKDGEVSFSYTLNDTKDNTSFNGNVANSATLSLPVVDDPRDLSRMSYSDNQFRHKIVFYGSLPTFYGISVGLRYSGIGGTRYSLLSGINTNGDFVGTNDLAFIFDRNNPEVPENIRTGLQAILDNPAISQSTKDYILKYNGKVVERNGGINKFYGIFDLRITKKFKLYKNHSLELSGDLFNVANLLNKKWGVNESLGGQSLYAAGSTKFDVAKNQYLYLPNLKAGTIIPSGNPYQGQLGIRYAF, from the coding sequence ATGATGAGACATCTACTGTGCACAGTCCTGTTGTTTTTCTGCTGTTCTTTATTCAAAAACGAATTAGCAGCTCAAACAACACTAGCCTCCATCTCTGGAGTCATTACGGATAACCAAAACAAACCTATTCCCGGAGTATCCGTTAAAGTAAAAAATGAATCTACTGGTTTTACCACCAGCACAACTACAAATACCCAGGGAAGTTATACCTTTAAAGAGCTTCCTTTAGGATCGCCTTATACCATTACCGCTTCATTTGTTGGTTTTGGACAGCAACAAAGAACAGGTTATTCATTAAACCAGGGAGATGCCATTAAACTGAATATCTCCATGACTGATGCAGCAGAGAACCTTTCTGTAGTAGAGATTGTTGGGTCAGGATTAAAAAACAAGACTGAAACTCTTGGTGCTGCAACCACCATTTCAGCGAGAGATATTGCCAGGCTACCAGTTAACGGACGTAACTTTACTTCCCTGACAGACCTTTCTCCATTAAGCAGAGGCGGGAACATTTCAGGACAACTGAGTTCTTCTACCAATTATACCATTGACGGTATGAGTGCTAAAAATCCCACCTCAGCGGGAGCAACGACCAGCAGAAGCGGTGCACCATATTCGATTTCTATAGAGGCGGTACGTGAGTTTAAGGTCGTTACCAATCAATACGATGTTACCCAGGGACGCAGTGGAGGTGGTACCATCAGCGCGGTAACCAAATCCGGAACCAATACCCTTACCGGAAGTGCTTTTACTTACGGACGTGCAGATTGGTTAAGTAGCCCGAGGGAGATTGACGGAAAGAAACGTACTTCTGATTTCTCCACTTACCAGTATGGGTTCTCATTAGGTGGTCCAATCATCAAAGACAAGTTACATTTTTTTGTAACCTGGGACCATCAGAAAGACGCAAGACCATTAGCAATAGCCAATATCCAATCAGCAGCTGATGAAACCAGATGGGGAATTACCCAGGCCACTCTGGATAAGTTTGTCGATATTGCCCGTAGCAAATACGGCGTTTCGAACAGCCCTCAATTTGGTCCTTTCACAAAGAAAAGAGGATCTGATGCCGGATTTGCCCGTTTAGATTGGCAGATCAATGAAAAAAATTTACTGACCATCAGAGACAACTATACAAACGACAGAAATCCATTAGGGCTTATCGACAACACCGGTTTGCAGCTATATGAGTCTTATGGTAACGACAAAAACGTAGACAACAGTCTCTTAGCGACCCTACGTACAGCGATTAGTCCACGACTAACCAATGAACTAAAGGCGCAACATTTGTATACCTATCAATTGAGCAGTCCGGGCGATCAGCTTCCATCAGTAAACATCCCAAGAGCTGTTGTAGAAAACGTAACTTCGGGACCTCTTCGTACAGGAGTTCAGCTTGGTGGTCACCGTTTCGCTCAGGAAGGATTCACCAACAATGTTTTCCAATTAGTAGATAATGTTTATTATAACACCGATAAGATAAAATACACTTTCGGAGCAGATCTGATGTACACCCGTGCTCATTCCATTTATGGAAGTGAATTAAACGGTCGCTTCTGGTTTAATAACAGTAAGGATCCAATCACCGGGAAAGACATTTCCTCGCTGGAAAATTTCGAAAATTTAAAACCTTACCGTTATACCAGAGAAGTTCCTCTTGTTGATGATCCAAGTGTTACCCAGGGCATTTTCAGTGCGGCTCTTTACGCGCAGATGCAGACAAAACTCGCTCCCGGCATGGATGTTATCGGAGGTATCCGCGGAGACTACACTTCCTACCCGAAAGGCGTATTCAATCAATTGGTATTTGATGAGCTGGGTATTCGTACCGATCATTCCCTATCCACTTTTCAAATCCAGCCCAGAATACAATTCAATTGGGATATCAATGAAGAACATAAAGATTTTATTCGTTTAGGTGCGGGTATTTTTGGGTCAGATATCAACAACTACATGACCATTAACAATGCAGTGTTTGATGGTAATCACCTGGCCTCTATTGATGTCACAGGAGCTGATGTCCCTACCCCAAATTTCCCTCAGTACCGGTCAAATCCATCAAGTGCTCCCGGTATGGATTTACTGAACAAAACAGCAAACAAGTTATTAACCATCAATACCAATGCTGCTGATGCAAGAGTTCCTGTAGTTTATAAGGCTAATATATCATATAGTCATTTTATTACAGAACGCTTAAAAGTGGGTATTTCGGGATATGCAACCCTGGGTCGCCACAATTATATGTATGTTGACCGCAATATGGTTGCGGATCCATATTTCCGACTGGCTAATGAAGGAAACCGTGGTGTATATGTTCCTGCAAACACCATGGGAGCTGATAAAACACCAAACTGGCTGAACGGAAGAATAACCAACAAGCTGGGCCGGGTTCTGGAGCTGAACAGTAAAGGAAAGGTAAACCAGTTTGCCATGGTCATTGACGCATCTTACAGATACTTCAAAGACGGTGAGGTATCTTTCAGCTATACGCTTAATGATACTAAGGATAACACCTCATTTAATGGAAACGTAGCGAATAGTGCAACTTTATCTCTACCTGTTGTGGATGATCCAAGAGATTTGAGCAGAATGAGTTATTCAGATAACCAATTCCGCCATAAGATTGTATTCTATGGCTCCCTTCCTACATTTTATGGAATAAGCGTTGGTCTTCGTTATTCAGGAATTGGCGGTACGCGTTATAGTTTGCTATCAGGAATCAACACAAACGGCGATTTCGTTGGTACAAATGATCTTGCATTTATCTTTGACAGGAACAACCCTGAAGTTCCGGAAAATATCAGAACAGGTCTTCAGGCGATCCTTGATAATCCAGCTATCAGCCAAAGTACAAAAGATTACATCCTTAAATACAATGGAAAAGTAGTGGAAAGAAACGGTGGAATTAACAAGTTCTACGGTATTTTTGATCTTAGGATTACTAAAAAATTCAAGTTATACAAAAACCACAGTCTTGAATTGTCGGGTGACCTTTTCAACGTAGCAAACCTTCTGAATAAGAAATGGGGCGTAAACGAATCTTTGGGTGGCCAGAGTTTATATGCAGCCGGATCAACAAAATTTGATGTAGCTAAAAACCAGTATCTGTATCTTCCAAACCTGAAAGCCGGAACGATCATTCCTTCCGGAAACCCTTATCAGGGACAATTAGGAATTCGTTACGCATTCTAA
- a CDS encoding amidohydrolase family protein, translated as MNKYFLTLFLATATALSGFAQANISPAPAQSKLTYILGAKLHLGNGTVIDNGYLIFDKGKITGIGDATVVRMDFSKGEVVQANGKHVYPGFIAPVTNLGLAEFESVKASLDFSEIGNLNPHIRSIIAYNTDSKVPATLRSNGVLMAQVTPQGGTVSGSSSVVQMDAWNWEDAAIKKDDAMHINWPVTPKIRPGFGNRPPALSPELLKERTQNSINELDQLFSEAKAYTEIAKPAVTNARLAAMKNLFNGSQRLFIHVDAQKDILAAVNFAKKYQITPVIVGGDDAYLVIDFLKQNNISVVVKQPHALPNATDDDVNMPYKNAAVLVNAGLNVILSIDGYWQQRNLPFMAGTVAAWGLDPEKALQTITLNTAKVLGIDKTAGSLEIGKDATFFISSGDALDMRTNHVEKAFIQGRDLNLDNLHKQLDKKFSDKYKAQKP; from the coding sequence ATGAATAAATATTTTTTAACCTTGTTCCTTGCCACAGCAACAGCCCTTTCTGGTTTTGCGCAGGCCAATATCTCCCCCGCTCCGGCACAAAGTAAGCTGACTTATATCCTCGGCGCGAAACTACACCTTGGCAATGGTACTGTCATTGACAATGGCTACCTCATTTTTGATAAGGGAAAAATTACCGGTATTGGAGATGCTACTGTTGTACGAATGGATTTCAGCAAAGGAGAAGTAGTTCAGGCCAATGGTAAACACGTTTATCCTGGATTTATCGCTCCGGTAACCAATCTCGGGCTTGCAGAATTTGAATCCGTAAAAGCTTCGCTGGATTTCTCTGAAATCGGCAATCTGAATCCTCATATCCGTTCCATCATTGCTTATAATACAGATTCTAAAGTGCCAGCCACCCTGAGAAGCAATGGTGTACTGATGGCACAGGTTACCCCACAGGGAGGAACGGTCTCAGGCAGCTCGTCGGTAGTGCAGATGGATGCCTGGAACTGGGAAGATGCGGCCATCAAAAAAGACGATGCAATGCACATCAACTGGCCTGTGACCCCTAAGATCAGACCCGGTTTCGGAAACCGCCCCCCTGCCCTTTCTCCGGAATTGTTAAAGGAAAGAACACAAAATTCCATCAATGAACTGGATCAATTGTTTTCTGAAGCCAAAGCCTATACCGAGATAGCCAAACCGGCAGTGACCAATGCCCGTCTTGCGGCAATGAAAAATCTATTTAATGGTAGCCAGCGCTTATTTATTCATGTTGATGCCCAAAAAGACATTCTTGCTGCCGTGAATTTTGCCAAGAAATACCAGATTACCCCGGTAATTGTTGGTGGGGATGACGCTTACCTGGTGATTGATTTTCTAAAGCAAAACAACATTTCGGTTGTCGTAAAGCAACCTCATGCCCTTCCTAATGCTACGGATGATGATGTAAATATGCCTTATAAAAATGCAGCCGTACTGGTAAATGCAGGACTGAATGTAATTCTGAGTATCGACGGCTACTGGCAACAAAGAAACCTTCCTTTTATGGCAGGAACTGTTGCTGCATGGGGACTGGATCCCGAAAAAGCATTGCAGACGATCACACTCAATACCGCTAAAGTGCTGGGGATTGACAAGACTGCAGGAAGTCTTGAAATTGGCAAGGACGCCACTTTCTTTATCTCCTCCGGAGATGCATTAGACATGAGAACGAATCATGTGGAAAAAGCATTTATTCAGGGAAGAGACCTCAATCTGGATAACCTGCATAAACAACTGGACAAGAAGTTCAGCGATAAATACAAGGCACAAAAGCCATAG
- a CDS encoding amidohydrolase family protein, which produces MKKILLSLALVFSGTFLFAQQTYPVNGSYDVRQGMYAFTNANIVVNANQTISNGTLLIKGQTIQSVGTGTAIPKGYVVIDLKGKYIYPSLVDVFTSYGLAEASRQGAGGQRQSIFISTKKGAYGWNEAIRPETHVNTIFTLDTKKADDLRKAGFGSVNVINRDGISRGTSSAVALSDERENNLILKPEASANYSFNKGTSQNDYPTSLMGSIALLRQTYYDAQWYGKQKEEYNISLEEFNKQQNLPQIFEADGWQNILRADKIAKEFGKQYIIKSNGDEYQRIDAVKGTGASLIIPINFVKAYDVEDPADAKEVTLAQMKGWEMAPTNPGVLEKAGIRFSLTTHGLEKPADFWTNIRTAIDHGLSQKQALMAVTEVPAAMIGISDKIGTIEKGKLASFIITSDSLFKKSNLILENWVQGKRFITYKKDEKDTASKTAAKKEEPKQNLTIGSLIYPFTAFGNASPLKQESVLLKNATVWTNEKEGILQNADVLLENGKIKSVGKNLSAGNAKVIDATGKHITPGLIDEHSHIAGTGGINEGAQSSSAEVRIADVINSEDVNIYRQLAGGVTTSQILHGSANPVGGQAQLIKLRWGKLPEELKFAGSDGFIKFALGENVKQSNFGTGARFPVTRMGVEQSFVDQFTRAKEYKAAMAVKGSTARRDLELDAIVEILDNKRFITCHSYVQSEINMLMNVADSLGFKINTFTHILEGYKVADKMKARGIHASTFSDWWAYKMEVAEAIPYNGKIMHNVGITTAFNSDDAEMARRLNQEAGKAVLYGGVPEEDALKFVTLNPAKMLHIDHKVGSIKAGKDADVVIWSAHPLSIYAKAEKTFVDGISYWDLSRDEQVRKDQHAERARLIKKMQESKNKGGKTQRPVAESPRMYHCETVEDYSMELNESERTHTHE; this is translated from the coding sequence ATGAAGAAAATTCTACTCTCGCTTGCGTTGGTCTTTTCTGGTACTTTTTTATTTGCACAACAAACCTATCCCGTGAATGGTTCTTACGACGTCAGGCAGGGAATGTACGCTTTTACCAATGCGAATATTGTAGTGAATGCCAACCAGACCATCTCCAACGGAACATTACTGATTAAAGGGCAAACCATCCAATCTGTAGGGACCGGAACTGCCATCCCCAAGGGCTATGTCGTTATTGACCTGAAAGGGAAATACATTTATCCTTCATTGGTGGACGTTTTTACCTCATATGGCCTCGCTGAAGCAAGTCGGCAGGGCGCTGGTGGCCAACGCCAATCTATTTTTATTTCCACCAAAAAAGGCGCTTATGGATGGAATGAAGCCATTCGTCCGGAAACACATGTCAACACCATCTTTACCCTGGACACTAAAAAAGCAGATGATTTGCGTAAAGCAGGCTTTGGCAGCGTAAACGTGATCAACAGGGATGGCATTTCTCGAGGAACATCCTCTGCTGTGGCCTTAAGTGATGAACGTGAAAACAATTTGATCTTAAAGCCCGAAGCTTCAGCTAATTATTCCTTTAATAAAGGGACTTCTCAGAATGATTATCCTACTTCGTTAATGGGTTCCATTGCACTCCTGCGTCAGACCTATTATGATGCGCAGTGGTATGGCAAGCAAAAAGAAGAATACAACATCTCTCTGGAAGAGTTTAACAAACAACAGAATTTACCTCAGATTTTCGAGGCCGATGGCTGGCAAAATATCCTTCGTGCGGATAAAATTGCCAAAGAGTTCGGCAAACAGTATATCATTAAATCCAACGGAGATGAATACCAGAGAATTGACGCGGTAAAGGGCACTGGAGCCAGTCTGATTATTCCCATCAACTTTGTTAAAGCCTATGATGTAGAAGATCCGGCAGATGCAAAAGAGGTTACCCTCGCTCAGATGAAGGGCTGGGAAATGGCACCAACCAACCCTGGTGTGTTGGAAAAGGCAGGAATCAGGTTCTCTCTAACCACTCATGGCCTGGAGAAACCAGCTGATTTCTGGACCAATATCCGCACCGCAATAGATCATGGTTTAAGTCAGAAACAAGCATTAATGGCTGTTACAGAGGTTCCTGCTGCCATGATTGGAATTTCTGACAAGATAGGCACCATTGAAAAAGGAAAACTTGCCAGTTTTATCATTACTTCCGACAGCCTATTCAAGAAAAGCAATCTTATTCTGGAAAACTGGGTACAGGGAAAACGCTTTATCACCTATAAAAAAGACGAAAAAGATACCGCTTCAAAGACTGCGGCTAAAAAGGAAGAACCCAAACAAAATCTGACCATCGGCAGTCTGATTTATCCATTTACTGCTTTTGGCAATGCCAGTCCGCTAAAACAGGAAAGCGTTTTATTGAAAAATGCGACCGTATGGACCAATGAAAAAGAGGGAATTTTGCAGAATGCAGATGTATTACTGGAAAATGGAAAGATTAAATCAGTAGGCAAAAACCTGAGTGCAGGAAATGCAAAGGTGATCGATGCAACCGGAAAGCACATCACTCCGGGATTGATTGATGAACATTCTCATATTGCAGGCACAGGCGGGATCAATGAAGGTGCACAATCTTCTTCTGCAGAAGTGCGGATTGCAGATGTGATCAATTCTGAAGATGTAAACATCTATCGTCAGCTGGCAGGTGGAGTAACCACTTCACAGATCTTACATGGTTCGGCCAATCCGGTAGGCGGGCAGGCACAACTGATTAAACTTCGTTGGGGAAAGCTTCCTGAAGAGTTAAAATTTGCCGGTTCCGATGGTTTTATCAAGTTCGCGCTTGGTGAAAATGTAAAGCAAAGTAATTTTGGTACAGGGGCCCGTTTTCCTGTAACCAGAATGGGGGTAGAACAATCTTTCGTAGATCAGTTTACCCGCGCAAAAGAATACAAAGCAGCAATGGCTGTAAAAGGGAGTACTGCACGTCGTGACCTCGAGTTGGATGCGATTGTAGAGATCCTGGATAATAAACGTTTCATCACCTGTCACTCTTACGTTCAGTCTGAGATCAATATGTTGATGAATGTGGCAGATAGCCTTGGCTTTAAGATCAATACTTTTACCCATATCCTGGAAGGTTATAAGGTAGCGGATAAGATGAAAGCCCGTGGCATTCATGCTTCCACTTTTTCGGATTGGTGGGCTTATAAAATGGAGGTTGCCGAGGCCATTCCTTACAATGGAAAGATCATGCACAATGTAGGCATCACTACTGCATTCAATTCAGATGATGCAGAAATGGCGCGCAGGTTAAATCAGGAGGCAGGAAAAGCAGTTTTATACGGCGGCGTACCTGAAGAAGATGCGTTGAAATTTGTGACCTTAAACCCGGCAAAAATGCTGCATATCGACCATAAGGTAGGTAGCATCAAGGCGGGTAAAGATGCCGATGTGGTGATCTGGTCTGCACATCCCCTGTCTATATATGCCAAGGCAGAAAAAACATTTGTAGATGGCATTTCTTACTGGGACCTCAGCCGTGACGAACAAGTAAGAAAAGATCAGCATGCAGAGCGCGCAAGGCTCATCAAAAAAATGCAGGAAAGCAAAAATAAAGGAGGTAAAACACAACGCCCTGTAGCAGAAAGCCCACGCATGTATCATTGCGAGACGGTAGAAGATTATTCCATGGAACTAAACGAATCAGAAAGGACACATACTCATGAATAA
- a CDS encoding cytochrome B, protein MNFYQILRSAHSGWRYLVLILLVLAIIQALTGWLGKKPYTEGNRKLNVFTLIFTHVQILFGLILYFMSPLVEAGIRYWKMEHIGMMIFAAVLITVGNARSKRIVEPAGKHRTIALYFGLGLIMIVAAIIAMIKADPARTFWGVS, encoded by the coding sequence ATGAATTTCTATCAGATTTTGAGAAGTGCGCATTCAGGATGGCGTTACTTGGTTTTAATTTTATTGGTATTGGCCATCATTCAGGCATTGACAGGATGGTTAGGTAAAAAACCATACACCGAAGGAAATAGGAAATTAAATGTTTTTACATTGATCTTTACTCATGTCCAAATTTTATTTGGCTTGATACTTTATTTCATGAGCCCATTAGTGGAAGCAGGAATAAGATATTGGAAAATGGAGCATATCGGAATGATGATTTTTGCAGCCGTTTTAATTACAGTTGGAAATGCAAGATCGAAGCGAATTGTTGAGCCAGCGGGCAAACATCGTACAATTGCCCTTTATTTCGGTCTGGGGTTAATCATGATTGTTGCCGCAATTATTGCAATGATCAAAGCAGATCCTGCAAGGACCTTTTGGGGAGTGTCATAA
- the trpC gene encoding indole-3-glycerol phosphate synthase TrpC: MNILDKIVLRKREEVEFAKANVSIKELEAALHFNRVPYSFEDFLLDDQRSGIIAEFKRRSPSKGVINDKVTVEEVTTAYAAAGASALSVLTDVDFFGGHTNDLLAARAANQIPILRKDFMIDEYQILEAKALGADIILLIAAILTPDEIEDLAVFAKSLGLNVLLEVHNLEELQRSVIPELDAIGVNNRNLADFSVNIQTSFDLVDEIPDDFLKISESAISNPLTINELRTAGFDGFLIGENFMKTENPGAAMTDFVSQLISV, encoded by the coding sequence ATGAATATTTTAGATAAAATCGTACTGCGCAAAAGAGAAGAAGTGGAATTTGCCAAAGCAAATGTTTCTATTAAAGAACTGGAAGCCGCGTTACATTTCAACCGGGTCCCTTATTCATTTGAAGACTTTTTGCTGGATGATCAGCGTAGTGGAATCATTGCTGAGTTTAAACGCCGCTCTCCTTCAAAAGGGGTGATTAATGACAAAGTGACTGTTGAAGAGGTAACTACGGCATACGCTGCTGCAGGTGCTTCTGCTTTGTCGGTGCTGACTGATGTGGACTTTTTCGGTGGTCATACCAATGATTTGCTGGCAGCAAGAGCAGCCAATCAGATTCCCATCTTAAGAAAGGATTTCATGATTGATGAGTATCAGATCCTGGAGGCGAAAGCTTTAGGAGCAGATATCATTTTACTGATTGCAGCAATACTGACACCTGACGAAATTGAAGACCTTGCTGTATTTGCTAAAAGCCTTGGTTTAAATGTGTTACTGGAGGTACATAACCTCGAGGAACTCCAGAGAAGTGTGATCCCCGAACTGGATGCGATCGGAGTAAACAACCGTAATCTTGCCGATTTCTCTGTGAACATTCAAACCTCGTTTGACCTGGTAGATGAAATTCCGGACGACTTCCTGAAGATTTCTGAAAGTGCAATTAGCAATCCCCTGACCATTAATGAGCTGCGGACAGCGGGATTTGATGGTTTCCTGATCGGGGAGAACTTTATGAAAACCGAAAACCCAGGTGCGGCAATGACCGACTTTGTCAGTCAGCTGATCTCGGTATAA
- a CDS encoding Lrp/AsnC ligand binding domain-containing protein — MLKKESQNLEIDNLDIDILKQLMQDATKPYTEIAKDLIVSGGTIHVRMKKLQEMGIIKGSHLIIDAQKAGYDICAFLGIYLEKGIQYKDAVAQLSKIKEVVELHYTTGAYSMFAKIICRDTNHLRHVLNEEIQAVEGIQRTETLISLEESIRRQIEL; from the coding sequence ATGCTTAAAAAAGAAAGCCAAAATTTAGAAATTGATAACCTGGATATTGACATATTAAAACAGTTGATGCAGGATGCTACGAAACCCTATACAGAAATCGCTAAAGATCTGATCGTTTCGGGCGGAACCATCCACGTAAGGATGAAGAAACTTCAGGAAATGGGTATTATTAAAGGTTCTCATCTGATCATTGATGCACAAAAGGCGGGTTACGACATCTGTGCCTTTTTAGGGATTTACCTGGAAAAAGGAATTCAATATAAAGATGCGGTTGCTCAGCTGAGTAAGATCAAAGAAGTAGTAGAACTACACTATACCACCGGTGCTTACAGCATGTTTGCCAAAATCATCTGTAGGGACACCAACCACCTGAGACATGTCCTGAATGAAGAAATCCAGGCCGTTGAGGGCATACAACGTACAGAGACCTTGATCTCACTGGAAGAAAGTATCAGAAGACAGATTGAACTGTAG
- a CDS encoding anthranilate synthase component II, whose product MQKKVLVIDNYDSFTYNLVHLINELGREVEVWRNDKFDLADVDQYDQIILSPGPGIPEEAGLLLEVIKKYAPTKSIFGVCLGQQAIAEAFGGTLLNLGRPMHGIATPITVLDPEEVTFKDCPESINVGRYHSWVVNNEGLPDCLIVTATDKDEEIMALRHKDLNVRGVQFHPESVLTEYGKQMMKNWLEH is encoded by the coding sequence ATGCAGAAGAAAGTACTGGTAATCGATAATTACGATTCATTCACTTATAATTTAGTACATCTGATTAATGAACTTGGAAGAGAAGTCGAAGTGTGGCGTAATGATAAATTCGACCTGGCAGATGTAGATCAATATGACCAGATTATCCTTTCTCCGGGCCCCGGAATACCGGAAGAAGCAGGCTTGCTATTGGAAGTCATCAAAAAATATGCACCAACTAAAAGCATCTTCGGCGTTTGTCTTGGACAACAGGCAATTGCGGAAGCATTTGGCGGAACTTTATTAAATTTAGGCCGTCCGATGCATGGAATTGCAACACCGATTACTGTTCTTGATCCGGAAGAAGTGACGTTTAAAGACTGTCCGGAAAGCATCAATGTAGGTCGCTATCATTCCTGGGTCGTAAATAATGAAGGCCTGCCGGATTGCCTTATCGTAACGGCAACAGATAAAGACGAGGAGATCATGGCCTTAAGACATAAGGATTTAAATGTCAGAGGAGTTCAGTTTCACCCGGAAAGTGTCCTTACAGAATATGGTAAACAAATGATGAAAAACTGGTTAGAACATTAA